From a single Populus trichocarpa isolate Nisqually-1 chromosome 17, P.trichocarpa_v4.1, whole genome shotgun sequence genomic region:
- the LOC7495990 gene encoding uncharacterized protein At5g39570 isoform X2 codes for MSYYSRGQDDQVDDYDEYDPTPYGGGYDIALTYGRPIPPSDDTCHPISSSSPSDEIDYDRPNYSSHSEPSPYADEALETEYSSYSRPKPRPGSSYGGPQPAYGLQPGSEYGSAGYEKPASEEHGSSYESAGYGKPHSEEYGSGGYEKPSEYGSGYGRRPEYEDGSGYEKPSKHGSGYGRKQESDYGSGYERPQSEEYGSGYSRRPEAEYGSGYEKPSEYSSGYGRNPESEYGSGYEKSSEHEERTETGYGSGHGRRPGSEYEEDGSEHVSGYGRKQSYEEEGEGYGGRSQHEKPSSGDDSPKRVSYEGANMRRPGPGSEYEEGGSEHVSGYGRKQSYVEEGEGYGGRSHHEKPSYGDDSPKRVSHEGGDYERPSYGSRRSDDDDEDRNKYRDGDEEGYGRGKYGDNNSDDDGEKHHRRQSYDDE; via the exons atgtcgtACTACTCACGAGGACAGGATGACCAAGTCGACGATTACGATGAGTACGATCCCACCCCATACGGTGGCGGTTACGACATTGCTTTAACTTATGGTCGGCCAATCCCACCGTCCGATGATACCTGCCATCCAATCAGCTCTTCCTCACCGTCCGACGAGATCGACTACGATCGTCCCAATTACTCCTCACATTCTGAGCCGTCTCCTTACGCTGATGAAGCTCTTGAAACAGAGTACAGCAGCTACTCCCGTCCCAAGCCTCGACCTGGATCCAGTTATGGTGGGCCTCAACCGGCTTATGGATTGCAGCCCGGATCGGAGTATGGGTCTGCTGGGTATGAGAAGCCGGCTAGTGAGGAGCATGGCTCTAGCTATGAGTCTGCTGGGTATGGCAAGCCTCATAGTGAGGAATATGGGTCTGGTGGCTATGAGAAACCTAGCGAGTATGGATCCGGGTATGGGAGGAGACCCGAGTACGAAGATGGATCTGGCTATGAGAAGCCGAGCAAGCATGGGTCTGGTTATGGGCGTAAACAAGAATCGGATTACGGGTCTGGCTATGAGAGACCTCAGAGTGAGGAATATGGATCTGGGTATAGCAGGAGACCCGAAGCTGAATATGGTTCTGGATATGAGAAGCCAAGTGAGTACAGTTCGGGTTATGGGAGGAATCCCGAATCTGAATACGGGTCTGGGTACGAGAAGTCCAGCGAACATGAAGAGAGGACTGAGACGGGGTACGGATCCGGGCATGGGAGGAGGCCAGGGTCCGAATATGAAGAAGATGGGTCGGAGCATGTGTCTGGGTATGGCAGGAAGCAGAGTTACGAGGAAGAGGGAGAAGGGTATGGAGGAAGGAGCCAACATGAGAAGCCAAGTAGTGGAGATGATTCACCTAAGAGGGTTAGCTATGAAGGAGCCAACATGAGGAGGCCAGG GCCAGGGTCCGAATATGAAGAAGGTGGGTCGGAGCATGTTTCTGGGTATGGTAGGAAGCAGAGTTACGTGGAAGAGGGAGAAGGGTATGGAGGAAGGAGCCATCATGAGAAGCCAAGTTATGGAGATGATTCACCTAAGAGGGTTAGCCATGAAGGAGGAGATTATGAGAGGCCTTCTTATGGGAGTCGCCGCAGTGATGACGACGACGAGGATCGTAATAAGTATCGTGATGGTGATGAAGAGGGCTATGGACGCGGGAAATAT GGAGATAACAATTCTGATGATGACGGGGAGAAGCATCACCGCCGCCAGAGCTACGATGATGAGTGA
- the LOC7495990 gene encoding uncharacterized protein At5g39570 isoform X1 has protein sequence MSYYSRGQDDQVDDYDEYDPTPYGGGYDIALTYGRPIPPSDDTCHPISSSSPSDEIDYDRPNYSSHSEPSPYADEALETEYSSYSRPKPRPGSSYGGPQPAYGLQPGSEYGSAGYEKPASEEHGSSYESAGYGKPHSEEYGSGGYEKPSEYGSGYGRRPEYEDGSGYEKPSKHGSGYGRKQESDYGSGYERPQSEEYGSGYSRRPEAEYGSGYEKPSEYSSGYGRNPESEYGSGYEKSSEHEERTETGYGSGHGRRPGSEYEEDGSEHVSGYGRKQSYEEEGEGYGGRSQHEKPSSGDDSPKRVSYEGANMRRPGSEYEEGGSEHVSGYGRKQSYEEEGEGYGGRSQHKPSSGDDSPKRVSYEGANMRRPGSEYEEGGSEHVSGYGRKQSYVEEGEGYGGRSHHEKPSYGDDSPKRVSHEGGDYERPSYGSRRSDDDDEDRNKYRDGDEEGYGRGKYGDNNSDDDGEKHHRRQSYDDE, from the exons atgtcgtACTACTCACGAGGACAGGATGACCAAGTCGACGATTACGATGAGTACGATCCCACCCCATACGGTGGCGGTTACGACATTGCTTTAACTTATGGTCGGCCAATCCCACCGTCCGATGATACCTGCCATCCAATCAGCTCTTCCTCACCGTCCGACGAGATCGACTACGATCGTCCCAATTACTCCTCACATTCTGAGCCGTCTCCTTACGCTGATGAAGCTCTTGAAACAGAGTACAGCAGCTACTCCCGTCCCAAGCCTCGACCTGGATCCAGTTATGGTGGGCCTCAACCGGCTTATGGATTGCAGCCCGGATCGGAGTATGGGTCTGCTGGGTATGAGAAGCCGGCTAGTGAGGAGCATGGCTCTAGCTATGAGTCTGCTGGGTATGGCAAGCCTCATAGTGAGGAATATGGGTCTGGTGGCTATGAGAAACCTAGCGAGTATGGATCCGGGTATGGGAGGAGACCCGAGTACGAAGATGGATCTGGCTATGAGAAGCCGAGCAAGCATGGGTCTGGTTATGGGCGTAAACAAGAATCGGATTACGGGTCTGGCTATGAGAGACCTCAGAGTGAGGAATATGGATCTGGGTATAGCAGGAGACCCGAAGCTGAATATGGTTCTGGATATGAGAAGCCAAGTGAGTACAGTTCGGGTTATGGGAGGAATCCCGAATCTGAATACGGGTCTGGGTACGAGAAGTCCAGCGAACATGAAGAGAGGACTGAGACGGGGTACGGATCCGGGCATGGGAGGAGGCCAGGGTCCGAATATGAAGAAGATGGGTCGGAGCATGTGTCTGGGTATGGCAGGAAGCAGAGTTACGAGGAAGAGGGAGAAGGGTATGGAGGAAGGAGCCAACATGAGAAGCCAAGTAGTGGAGATGATTCACCTAAGAGGGTTAGCTATGAAGGAGCCAACATGAGGAGGCCAGGGTCCGAATATGAAGAAGGTGGGTCGGAGCATGTGTCTGGGTATGGCAGGAAGCAGAGTTACGAGGAAGAGGGAGAAGGGTATGGAGGAAGGAGCCAACATAAGCCAAGTAGTGGAGATGATTCACCTAAGAGGGTTAGCTATGAAGGAGCCAACATGAGGAGGCCAGGGTCCGAATATGAAGAAGGTGGGTCGGAGCATGTTTCTGGGTATGGTAGGAAGCAGAGTTACGTGGAAGAGGGAGAAGGGTATGGAGGAAGGAGCCATCATGAGAAGCCAAGTTATGGAGATGATTCACCTAAGAGGGTTAGCCATGAAGGAGGAGATTATGAGAGGCCTTCTTATGGGAGTCGCCGCAGTGATGACGACGACGAGGATCGTAATAAGTATCGTGATGGTGATGAAGAGGGCTATGGACGCGGGAAATAT GGAGATAACAATTCTGATGATGACGGGGAGAAGCATCACCGCCGCCAGAGCTACGATGATGAGTGA
- the LOC7495990 gene encoding uncharacterized protein At5g39570 isoform X3, translated as MSYYSRGQDDQVDDYDEYDPTPYGGGYDIALTYGRPIPPSDDTCHPISSSSPSDEIDYDRPNYSSHSEPSPYADEALETEYSSYSRPKPRPGSSYGGPQPAYGLQPGSEYGSAGYEKPASEEHGSSYESAGYGKPHSEEYGSGGYEKPSEYGSGYGRRPEYEDGSGYEKPSKHGSGYGRKQESDYGSGYERPQSEEYGSGYSRRPEAEYGSGYEKPSEYSSGYGRNPESEYGSGYEKSSEHEERTETGYGSGHGRRPGSEYEEDGSEHVSGYGRKQSYEEEGEGYGGRSQHEKPSSGDDSPKRVSYEGANMRRPGSEYEEGGSEHVSGYGRKQSYVEEGEGYGGRSHHEKPSYGDDSPKRVSHEGGDYERPSYGSRRSDDDDEDRNKYRDGDEEGYGRGKYGDNNSDDDGEKHHRRQSYDDE; from the exons atgtcgtACTACTCACGAGGACAGGATGACCAAGTCGACGATTACGATGAGTACGATCCCACCCCATACGGTGGCGGTTACGACATTGCTTTAACTTATGGTCGGCCAATCCCACCGTCCGATGATACCTGCCATCCAATCAGCTCTTCCTCACCGTCCGACGAGATCGACTACGATCGTCCCAATTACTCCTCACATTCTGAGCCGTCTCCTTACGCTGATGAAGCTCTTGAAACAGAGTACAGCAGCTACTCCCGTCCCAAGCCTCGACCTGGATCCAGTTATGGTGGGCCTCAACCGGCTTATGGATTGCAGCCCGGATCGGAGTATGGGTCTGCTGGGTATGAGAAGCCGGCTAGTGAGGAGCATGGCTCTAGCTATGAGTCTGCTGGGTATGGCAAGCCTCATAGTGAGGAATATGGGTCTGGTGGCTATGAGAAACCTAGCGAGTATGGATCCGGGTATGGGAGGAGACCCGAGTACGAAGATGGATCTGGCTATGAGAAGCCGAGCAAGCATGGGTCTGGTTATGGGCGTAAACAAGAATCGGATTACGGGTCTGGCTATGAGAGACCTCAGAGTGAGGAATATGGATCTGGGTATAGCAGGAGACCCGAAGCTGAATATGGTTCTGGATATGAGAAGCCAAGTGAGTACAGTTCGGGTTATGGGAGGAATCCCGAATCTGAATACGGGTCTGGGTACGAGAAGTCCAGCGAACATGAAGAGAGGACTGAGACGGGGTACGGATCCGGGCATGGGAGGAGGCCAGGGTCCGAATATGAAGAAGATGGGTCGGAGCATGTGTCTGGGTATGGCAGGAAGCAGAGTTACGAGGAAGAGGGAGAAGGGTATGGAGGAAGGAGCCAACATGAGAAGCCAAGTAGTGGAGATGATTCACCTAAGAGGGTTAGCTATGAAGGAGCCAACATGAGGAGGCCAGGGTCCGAATATGAAGAAG GTGGGTCGGAGCATGTTTCTGGGTATGGTAGGAAGCAGAGTTACGTGGAAGAGGGAGAAGGGTATGGAGGAAGGAGCCATCATGAGAAGCCAAGTTATGGAGATGATTCACCTAAGAGGGTTAGCCATGAAGGAGGAGATTATGAGAGGCCTTCTTATGGGAGTCGCCGCAGTGATGACGACGACGAGGATCGTAATAAGTATCGTGATGGTGATGAAGAGGGCTATGGACGCGGGAAATAT GGAGATAACAATTCTGATGATGACGGGGAGAAGCATCACCGCCGCCAGAGCTACGATGATGAGTGA